One window of the Leishmania infantum JPCM5 genome chromosome 28 genome contains the following:
- a CDS encoding putative acyl-CoA dehydrogenase: protein MLRRVCSSAAASHAAAVTMALRSLTYQPRIRDVQFLYEEVFNMYDHYKNLGKNGAGGSDSVVTKELMDALLEESSKLAVQTLFPLYESSDSEGCVLKDGNVTTPNGFKEAYQALTAGGWTGINEAEKYGGQALPLSVGFTTREMIATANWGFSMYSGLSLGACRTLMSWASDELKDQYLPKLVSGEWSGTMCLTEPQCGTDLSQVKTKAEPSGDGKSYRITGTKIFISAGDHDLTDNIIHVVLARLPNSLPSTKGLSLFLVPRHVVNDDGSLEGAKNVECIALEKKMGIKGSSTCQLSFHNSVGYLIGEPSAGMKQMFTFMNAARVGCALEGVCHAELAFQNGLRYARERRSMRALGGTKEPEMVADRIICHANVRQNVLFAKAIAEGGRALLLDVGRLLDLHAAAPDAATAEALDHEIGFYTPIAKACVTEWGVEAASRLLQVWGGHGYIKGNGMEQILRDSRIGTIYEGTTGVQALDFIGRKVLSTKGGNQAKRFGKRVSKLARAHMLSTGALGRYGRQLWLMQKQWRIATTRIGLMALKNRDAAAASSEDFLMYTGYMTLGYYWLRMAEVAHCKVAAGQDADGFYQTKLDTCEYVFTRILPRAEAHRRVMQAEPTLCAYKEENWDI, encoded by the coding sequence atGCTCCGTCGCGTGTGCTCTTCGGCAGCGGCCtcccacgccgctgctgtgacgATGGCTTTGCGCAGCCTCACCTACCAACCGCGCATCCGCGACGTGCAGTTTCTGTACGAGGAGGTTTTCAACATGTACGACCACTACAAGAATTTGGGCAAGAACGGTGCTGGTGGATCTGACAGCGTGGTCACGAAGGAATTGatggatgcgctgctggaggagagcTCGAAGCTTGCGGTGCAGACGTTGTTTCCGTTGTACGAGtccagcgacagcgagggcTGCGTGCTGAAGGACGGCAACGTGACGACGCCCAATGGCTTCAAGGAGGCGTACCAGGCGCTCACGGCGGGCGGCTGGACCGGTATTAATGAGGCCGAGAAGTACGGTGGGCAGGCGCTGCCTCTGTCGGTCGGGTTCACGACACGTGAAATGATAGCGACAGCGAATTGGGGTTTCAGCATGTATTCCGGGCTGTCTCTGGGTGCCTGCCGCACTCTCATGTCATGGGCGAGCGACGAGTTGAAGGACCAGTACCTGCCTAAACTGGTGAGTGGCGAGTGGAGCGGGACAATGTGCCTGACGGAGCCGCAGTGCGGGACGGACCTGTCACAAGTGAAGACGAAGGCGGAGCCGTCCGGCGACGGCAAGTCGTACCGCATCACCGGGACGAAGATCTTCATTTCCGCCGGCGACCACGACCTGACGGACAACATTATTCACGTCGTGCTTGCACGGCTGCCGaactcgctgccgtcgacgaAGGGGCTGTCGCTGTTCCTTGTGCCGCGGCATGTTGTGAACGATGACGGGTCACTGGAGGGTGCGAAGAATGTGGAGTGCATTGCGCTGGAGAAAAAGATGGGGATCAAGGGCAGCTCGACGTGCCAGCTGAGCTTCCACAACTCTGTGGGGTATCTGATCGGCGAGCCGAGCGCCGGGATGAAGCAGATGTTCACGTTCATGAACGCCGCGCGAGTCGGGTGCGCGCTGGAGGGCGTCTGCCACGCGGAGCTTGCGTTCCAGAACGGGCTGCGGTacgcgcgcgagcggcgATCTATGCGTGCGCTTGGCGGCACAAAGGAACCGGAGATGGTAGCGGACCGGATCATCTGCCACGCGAACGTGCGGCAGAATGTGCTGTTCGCGAAGGCTATTGCGGAGGGcgggcgcgcgctgctgctggacgttGGGCGGCTGCTGGACctgcacgccgctgcgccagaCGCTGCAaccgcggaggcgctggaccACGAGATCGGCTTCTACACGCCGATCGCGAAGGCGTGTGTGACGGAGTGGGGGGTGGAGGCAGCAAGCCGGTTGCTGCAAGTGTGGGGCGGGCACGGGTACATCAAGGGCAACGGGATGGAGCAGATCCTGCGCGACTCGCGCATCGGAACCATCTACGAGGGCACGACCGGCGTGCAGGCACTGGACTTCATTGGCCGCAAGGTGCTGAGCACGAAGGGCGGCAACCAGGCAAAACGGTTCGGGAAGCGCGTGAGCAAGCTTGCGCGGGCGCACATGCTGTCGACCGGTGCACTGGGGCGGTACGGGCGGCAGCTGTGGCTGATGCAGAAGCAGTGGCGGATTGCGACGACCCGGATCGGGCTGATGGCGTTGAAAaaccgcgacgccgccgccgcgtcgtcggaGGACTTCCTGATGTACACGGGATACATGACTCTTGGGTACTACTGGCTGCGGATGGCGGAGGTAGCCCATTGCAAGGTGGCAGCCGGCCAGGACGCGGACGGGTTCTACCAGACGAAGCTGGACACGTGCGAGTACGTGTTCACACGCATTCTGCCGCGCGCTGAGGCGCACAGGAGGGTCATGCAGGCGGAGCCGACGCTGTGCGCGTACAAGGAGGAGAACTGGGACATCTGA
- a CDS encoding putative DNA repair and recombination protein,mitochondrial precursor — MEANAGAAGTREAPSAGAPCFPVPLPRVQLPMEFAPLQKEPTFRASLCAQHGTCGGFHATPAAAAAPSTSAGSDAVSPSITPTTATHEIYSGLFRESFVNPFNGRLVRTTSSAAKMLFGVGFYRGVSNPLQIEWSPAEYMVALQKIMSTQQRNAARRRERQAQQALRGAKAAAAAERGSSASATKKARADGSRARSSAKCRVSEAAPMPAAEAVAQARSQLLRPFLRRGPDHWTASVAKLLERHDAFTYVNKELGQLYARLRGAYMPPKLDTPADPCTMGMTLTPDQHHVVKLALRGFNLFIGGSAGTGKTVLLKCIYRELCQMGLRVAMTATTGVAAVQLGGCTFHHAFNAPLLDTAPHRWDANALRAVDAVIIDEVSLLDACMLDAFDMEARLARMHHRPFGGLQLIVCGDFLQLSREDTLPAYESAAFKHLVALRLVTPMRHAADDPLMKLLEDLRRGRFDAERFAALDRPIPPNTTHITYLFPRRREAQQLNDLKLGELMTQEMIFTPQRGPLQLCGSFTHSALVELNRDANGMRAAMPNRERLLEMIHEEAQRLRAGLHRKDGGGREPVPSVADHELVLMPVRAEGALETRFILRLRCRERELHKPKTRDGGDDDADSGDDGASTRSSSLAADGAPALMAGRTHSSTLAAVAAETLRKPVISLATKRTRRATAPFSATEWEGIATAVATRLGGRVVTMLEEEPSSMVPLSVTMTLADMTSSDVALSLTPLRLKLGCRVMVNRNLSRTVSNGSVGVVEAFAPPDVSLFPRRTDRAARVIFQRVCQQRLFAQLPVVRLLGGEVVQIPPISIVLGGTAQSYFYGHEVLTIPLQLGYAFTVHKVQGLTLQGTVVLDCEKFFDCAHLIYVACSRVRKLDQLVVYRVQPNMIIVRRSALEFSDQLQDARNSKVLISPPPAARSSWSRHTEQRVFAVSA; from the coding sequence ATGGAGGCAAACGCGGGCGCTGCTGGGACCCGTGAAGCCCCAAGTGCGGGTGCCCCCTGCTTTCCTGTGCCACTGCCTCGCGTACAACTGCCGATGGAGTTCGCACCGCTGCAGAAGGAGCCGACATTTCGCGCCTCCCTCTGTGCACAACACGGCACCTGTGGCGGTTTTCACGCTACtccggctgccgcggctgcgccgtccaCGAGCGCCGGATCGGATGCTGTTTCGCCTTCCATCACGCCCACCACGGCGACCCATGAGATTTACTCGGGCCTCTTTCGAGAGAGCTTTGTGAACCCTTTCAACGGCCGTCTCGTGCGCACGACTTCCTCGGCCGCCAAGATGCTGTTCGGCGTCGGCTTCTATCGAGGCGTGTCGAACCCGCTGCAGATCGAGTGGAGTCCTGCAGAGTACATGGTGGCGCTCCAGAAAATTATGTCGACTCAACAGCGGAACGCAGCGCGTCGACGGGAGCGACAGGCACAGCAGGCGCTCCGAGGTGCgaaggccgccgctgccgctgagcgaGGGTCGTCCGCATCAGCCACCAAAAAAGCGAGGGCAGACGGCTCGCGTGCAAGGTCATCTGCGAAGTGCCGTGTCTCTGAGGCAGCCCCCATGCCAGCagccgaggcggtggcacagGCACGAAGTCAGCTGCTTCGGCCGTTCCTGCGACGCGGGCCCGACCACTGGACGGCGAGCGTGGCAAAGCTTCTCGAGCGGCACGACGCCTTCACGTACGTGAACAAGGAGCTGGGGCAGCTCTACGCCCGTCTGCGCGGCGCGTACATGCCCCCGAAGCTTGACACCCCCGCGGACCCCTGCACCATGGGCATGACGCTCACACCGGACCAGCACCACGTGGTGaagctggcgctgcgcggcttcAACTTGTtcatcggcggcagcgccgggaCCGGCaagacggtgctgctcaaGTGCATCTACCGCGAGCTTTGCCAGATGGGACTACGGGTTGCCATGACGGCCACAACAGGCGTGGCGGCCGTTCAGCTCGGCGGATGCACCTTTCACCACGCATTCAACGCGCCACTCCTCGACACAGCGCCGCATCGGTGGGACGCCAACGCGTTGCGAGCCGTCGACGCAGTCATTATAGACGAGGTCTCATTGCTGGACGCATGCATGCTGGACGCCTTTGACATGGAAGCCCGACTGGCTCGCATGCATCACAGACCGTTCGGCGGGCTGCAACTCATCGTTTGCGGCGACTTCCTGCAGCTCTCACGCGAGGACACGCTGCCGGCGTACGAAAGTGCTGCCTTCAAGCACTTggtcgcgctgcgcctcgtcaCTCCAatgcgccacgccgccgatgaCCCGCTTatgaagctgctggaggatCTGCGGCGTGGCCGGTTCGACGCGGAGCGTTTCGCTGCCCTCGACAGGCCAATACCACCTAACACCACGCACATTACGTACCTCTTtcctcgtcgccgcgaggcgcagcagctcaacGATCTTAAGCTGGGAGAGTTAATGACACAAGAGATGATCTTCACCCCTCAGCGtgggccgctgcagctgtgtgGCAGCTTCACGCACTCGGCGTTGGTGGAGCTGAACAGAGACGCCAACGGCATGCGAGCCGCCATGCCGAACCGGGAACGCTTGTTGGAGATGATTCACGAGGAGgcacagcgcctgcgcgccggcCTTCATCGAAAGGACGGCGGTGGGAGAGAGCCTGTGCCGAGTGTAGCAGATCACGAACTTGTTCTCATGCCTGTGCGAGCGGAGGGGGCGCTGGAGACGCGCTTCATTTTGCGATTGCGGTGCCGTGAGCGGGAGCTGCACAAGCCTAAAACgagagatggaggcgatGACGATGCGGACAGCGGTGATGATGGAGCTTCCACGAGGTCCTCGTCACTCGCTGCGGACGGCGCGCCAGCCCTCATGGCGGGCCGAACTCACAGTAGTaccctcgccgccgtcgcggcggaaACGTTGCGCAAGCCGGTCATCTCTCTTGCGACGAAGCGAACGCGCCGCGCCACAGCACCTTTCTCTGCCACCGAGTGGGAGGGGATCGCAACTGCTGTTGCCACGCGACTTGGCGGCCGCGTTGTCACGAtgttggaggaggagccgtCGTCTATGGTGCCGCTCAGCGTGACCATGACGCTGGCGGACATGACAAGCTCCGACgttgccctctccctcacgccGCTGCGACTAAAGTTGGGATGCCGGGTCATGGTGAATCGCAATCTTTCACGCACTGTGTCgaacggcagcgtcggcgttGTCGAGGCCTTTGCCCCGCCGGACGTGAGCCTCTTCCCGCGCCGCACTGACCGCGCGGCTCGCGTCATCTTCCAGCGTGTGTGCCAGCAGAGGCTGTTTGCACAGCTCCCTGTTGTGCGCCTTCTTGGTGGGGAAGTGGTGCAGATTCCGCCGATCTCGATCGTCctcggcggcacggcgcagagctACTTCTACGGCCACGAGGTGCTCACCATACCGCTACAGCTCGGCTACGCCTTCACGGTGCACAAGGTGCAAGGGCTGACGCTGCAGGGCACAGTGGTGCTGGACTGCGAGAAGTTCTTTGACTGCGCGCACCTGATCTATGTTGCGTGCTCGAGGGTGCGGAAACTCGATCAGCTTGTCGTCTATCGTGTCCAGCCGAACATGATCAtcgtgcgccgcagcgcactgGAGTTCTCCGACCAGCTGCAGGACGCGCGCAACTCGAAAGTCTTGATCTCCCCGCCTCCGGCTGCACGCTCCTCCTGGAGTAGGCATACAGAACAACGCGTCTTTGCTGTTTCCGCCTAG
- a CDS encoding putative 40S ribosomal protein S17, whose translation MGKIRTKTVKRASRQVVEKYYSKLNFDFYQNKRVIMDVTIAESKKLKNKIAGYTTHIMKRLARGPVRGISLKLQEEERERRMDHAPATSDVDKAIQSGVSVDKRTMQMLQRLEIGVPRRVKRADAAVAKVKAAPRRRQQKSSK comes from the coding sequence ATGGGCAAAATCCGCACCAAGACCGTGAAGCGTGCCTCCCGCCAGGTGGTGGAGAAGTACTACTCGAAGCTGAACTTCGACTTCTACCAGAACAAGCGCGTCATCATGGACGTGACGATTGCGGAGTCTAAGAAGCTGAAGAACAAGATCGCCGGGTACACGACTCACATCATGAAGCGCCTGGCCCGCGGCCCCGTGCGCGGCATCTCGCtgaagctgcaggaggaggagcgcgagcgccgcatGGACCACGCCCCCGCGACGTCCGACGTGGACAAGGCGATCCAGTCTGGCGTGAGCGTGGACAAGAGGACGATGCagatgctgcagcgcctggagatcggcgtgccgcgccgcgtgaagcgcgccgatgccgccgtggcgaaggtgaaggcggctccgcgccgccgccagcagaaGAGCTCCAAGTAG
- a CDS encoding putative splicing factor 3B subunit 1: MGSSGVTAGGGTPLFASGSTPRMGGVTPMFTGATPAAGATFGATPNYQYEGGTPLQSHFASSVETQSITTAAIEAKAKALEKEWNRKNKRLTSEYLDSILPREFFTVAAVPADYNPLPPEEPNFYEIAVRTMDVFSMQAGAAAAVTAGLDANGQPIKYDIPEDMGDGMPTMKVEDAAVFVELLKYHKAEKIPDEHLPSYLLMKNLFKIKNGDTMQRRAGTRYLLDKATIFGSHFIFQRLSYIWSSDILNIEEKHHFIDFIKSLLQQMGKGARQFTKEVIHLVEPLLTAHERILRDDGKQVLTLLTRVVGFQAVFAVIREDFGHAESIVRRHTARVMAVVGYAAGTEEVTAALRDMSYAPSALARQTVVRSMAELAKMVGHALIAALPEMVAMLERLLRDEKRVQRDAALAVAAIAEATAPDGIEELAPLVDVICEECMKGIGSMASPFIQAFGALVPLMSPYDAQARTAAMMPNLVNQFSTPEDEFRRVLISVVRKCVLAEGVTPQFIRQTILEPFFEGFWRVRRLAAERQTSGSLVATTVEIAKKLGSVDVLVKLSPDMKDESEEYQRMVLTAIKKVVDATGMDAAPDTLVTFVLDGAIAAVRQDELGTSKLVMNVLATICNALAARLRPYLKQVFDLIKRRRENREASMRAQTADLVSRIAHTVMLADGAVFLQDLGLSLYERLEDPDARALSANLRAVRSILGELGSRRFKPSVRELLKRLTFVIKSRNSHVQNGAIALIEDIATNYDTDVDAIHLHQLATRGLFELLDSPQRATRHACARTFGVIAKKIRPFAIILELVDNFRQDKRQIRICTAVALSAIAKECGPFTIIPYLLNEYKISEGKQVAVIVQHSVLKAIRYIFEAIGSIGKEYVYPMIPLLERALTETNIQMRRMAVEACRAILLSVAGNDGFEDIALHLLNFVHPNIVELLAKNEVKIGEERLKMVTAVVSYYEAARVVIEPGKLLQYLLQGLFHPARKVRDIYRRTYNLIYVGSPERLVPYYPRIENDASHTYVRHELEVLL; this comes from the coding sequence atgggcagcagcggcgtcacagctggcggcggcacgcccCTCTTCGCCAGCGGCAGTACCCCGCGCATGGGCGGGGTCACCCCTATGTTCACCGGCGCGACCCCGGCCGCCGGGGCAACCTTCGGCGCCACCCCGAACTACCAGTACGAGGGCGGGACACCGCTGCAGTCGCacttcgcctcctccgtcgagACGCAGTCCAtcacgacggcggccatcGAAGCCAAGGCGAAGGCGTTGGAGAAGGAGTGGAACCGCAAGAACAAGCGGCTCACAAGCGAGTACCTGGACAGCATCTTGCCCAGAGAGTTCTtcacggtggcggcggtgccagcTGACTACaacccgctgccgccggaggAACCGAACTTCTACGAAATCGCCGTGCGCACCATGGACGTGTTTTCGATGCaggccggcgcagcggcggcagtgacggCCGGCCTGGACGCGAACGGGCAGCCCATCAAGTACGACATCCCGGAGGACATGGGTGACGGCATGCCCACCATGAAGGTCGAGGACGCCGCCGTGTTCGTCGAGCTGCTCAAGTACCACAAGGCAGAGAAGATCCCTGATGAGCATCTGCCTTCCTACCTCCTTATGAAGAACCTCTTCAAGATCAAGAACGGCGACACGATGCAGCGTCGCGCCGGCACGCGCTACCTCCTCGACAAGGCAACGATCTTTGGCAGCCACTTTATCTTCCAGCGCCTCAGCTACATCTGGAGCTCGGATATCCTCAACATTGAGGAGAAGCACCACTTCATCGACTTCATcaagtcgctgctgcagcagatggGCAAAGGCGCTCGGCAGTTCACCAAGGAGGTGATTCACCTGGTGGAGCCGCTGCTTACGGCGCACGAGCGCATTCTGCGGGACGATGGCAAGCAGGTGCTCACCTTGCTGACACGGGTTGTGGGGTTTCAGGCGGTGTTTGCGGTGATTCGCGAGGACTTTGGCCACGCCGAGAGCATTGTGCGTCGTCACACGGCTCGTGTCATGGCAGTGGTCGGGTATGCGGCCGGCACCGAGGAagtgacggcggcgctgcgtgacATGTCCTACGCCCCGTCGGCGCTTGCTCGCCAGACGGTCGTGCGCTCgatggcggagctggcgaagaTGGTGGGGCACGCGTTGatagcggcgctgccggagaTGGTGGCAATGCTGGAGCGTCTGCTGCGCGACGagaagcgcgtgcagcgggaTGCGGccctggcggtggcggcgattgccgaggcgacggcgccggacGGCATTGAGGAGCTGGCACCGCTGGTCGACGTCATCTGCGAGGAGTGCATGAAGGGGATCGGCAGCATGGCGTCGCCCTTCATCCAAGCCTTCGGTGCCTTGGTTCCGCTTATGTCCCCCTACGACGCGCAGGCtcgcacggcggcgatgatgccCAATCTCGTCAACCAGTTCAGCACACCGGAGGACGAGTTCCGCCGCGTTCTCATATCTGTCGTGCGCAAGTGCGTGTTGGCGGAGGGCGTGACGCCGCAGTTCATTCGGCAGACAATCCTAGAGCCGTTCTTTGAGGGCTtctggcgtgtgcgtcgccTTGCCGCGGAGCGCCAAACATCAGGAAGTCTTGTAGCGACGACGGTGGAGATTGCGAAGAAGCTGGGAAGCGTTGATGTGCTCGTGAAGTTATCACCAGACATGAAGGACGAGAGCGAGGAGTACCAGCGCATGGTGCTGACGGCCATCAAGAAGGTCGTGGACGCCACCGGCATGGATGCGGCCCCCGACACGCTCGTCACCTtcgtcctcgacggcgccatAGCCGCCGTGCGCCAGGATGAGCTCGGCACGAGCAAGTTGGTCATGAATGTGCTTGCGACTATCTGCAACGCACTGGCGGCGCGGTTGCGGCCGTACCTGAAGCAGGTGTTCGACCTCAtcaagcggcgccgcgagAATCGCGAGGCTTCGATGCGAGCGCAGACGGCCGACCTCGTCTCGCGCATTGCTCACACCGTCATGCTGGCGGACGGCGCCGTGTTCCTGCAGGACCTGGGGCTGAGCCTGTACGAGCGGCTCGAGGACCCGGATGCGCGGGCGCTGAGCGCGAACTTGCGCGCGGTACGCTCCATCTTAGGCGAGCTGGGCTCCCGCCGCTTCAAGCCCTCGGTGCGCGAGCTTCTGAAGCGGCTCACCTTCGTCATCAAGAGCCGCAACAGCCACGTGCAGAACGGCGCCATTGCCCTGATCGAGGACATTGCGACCAACTACGACACGGATGTCGACGCGATTCACCTGCACCAGCTGGCGACCCGTGGACTCTTCGAGCTGCTCGACTCCCCGCAGCGGGCGACGcgacacgcgtgcgcgcgcacctttGGCGTCATCGCCAAGAAAATTCGCCCCTTCGCCATCATCCTCGAGCTGGTCGACAACTTTCGCCAAGACAAGCGGCAGATTCGCATCTGCACGGCCGTGGCCCTGAGCGCCATCGCGAAGGAGTGCGGCCCCTTCACCATCATTCCCTACCTCCTGAACGAGTACAAGATCAGCGAGGGGAAGCAGGTGGCGGTCATTGTGCAGCACTCGGTGCTCAAGGCGATCCGGTATATTTTCGAGGCCATCGGTTCGATCGGCAAGGAGTACGTCTATCCAATGAtcccgctgctggagcgcgccTTGACGGAGACGAACATACAGATGCGACGCATGGCCGTGGAGGCCTGCCGCGCCATTCTGCTCTCCGTGGCCGGCAACGACGGCTTTGAGGACATcgcgctgcacctgctgAATTTTGTCCACCCGAACAttgtggagctgctggctAAGAATGAGGTCAAGATCGGCGAGGAGCGCCTCAAGATGGTGACGGCCGTCGTGAGCTACtacgaggcggcgcgggtggTGATCGAGCCGGggaagctgctgcagtacCTCTTGCAGGGCCTGTTCCACCCAGCGCGCAAGGTGCGCGACATCTACCGGCGAACTTACAACCTGATCTACGTCGGCAGCCCAGAGCGCCTCGTCCCGTACTACCCACGCATTGAGAACGACGCCTCACATACGTACGTGCGCCATGAGCTGGAAGTGCTTCTCTAA
- a CDS encoding putative leucine-rich repeat protein, with protein MLTPIHGVMDLSFAPGKDQELSDLPFERSMLQELAPEEVRELNVTHAQMLSLTSTPGALINDVLRYVTVLRAAHNHVSSLHGIEAFGSLEVLDLSHNCLRVVDAHGASLLRTLKQLRTVDFSYNNMNLLDLNVSAGAPSSRLSGLSAGATPAFSTSGPSGGSGRLSFSVADPSDGLLSLTDINLSHNAFIDLPDLRSAPHLQVLNMGHNKLDALAELDTRLPLLSLHSLALHSNQLRTATVLLPLCALAATLKHTQVFRNPFTLAQSRPKTTIRNTTNSRRANLPEGALDESMWWRPFLLWLCPLLVTVDQAEFTASERRVAAIMLFRENGSLSKSRMEYMNPQRKDDLEAYLRRNSELATPPHDAMAIIDNIERQEESLQEYSGVAWDGDAEGAGQMVVPTYRMNPSGIRGEAAAPRSANGTLSTSPNTYPDPAPLEVVGSTLPGATPMAQFSRGAGGAASRSSSGARVVVVAPEALFTVSPSSSGVLNTNRNRQRVRPASMTSFVRALQRKLRSIEEVVAVLWHADLSRRTRAAIVIQRVMRGALARMHLSEEDAESCRFIRYQLQQATAASAAQAAHVASGAAAQASGSGAGGNDSGSAATRGVSQRHPSLEPVADTGSNMQEVLVSMRSLQEVMSNMWADLEEYRAMADREQRRAAVLIQRYYRGYRARCEYGRALKHHRSLAPPPSSCAAACRCASETACLRKEVSELRSEVRELRALLQQTTRQQRLAAYDDPERAMDEIIRKHEQRSNADILAEPTYCPRSNGSSQSPSDMPSLIERAVGGSASAEKAADDIDQDPCQPMTDDGDDDGTARTLETNDGQLSGSAALSHRGPVTMSQSPELTSPLDSMSSRQRASMQTTRITKLRPNSGSIVNARQIGKE; from the coding sequence ATGCTCACCCCGATCCATGGCGTGATGGACTTGTCCTTTGCCCCTGGCAAGGATCAAGAGCTGTCCGACCTGCCGTTTGAGAGATCGATGTtgcaggagctggcgccAGAGGAGGTGCGTGAGTTGAACGTGACGCATGCGCAGATGCTCAGCCTCACCTCTACCCCTGGCGCCCTTATCAACGATGTGCTGCGGTATGTCACGGTGCTACGCGCGGCGCACAACCATGTTAGCAGCCTTCACGGCATCGAGGCATTTGGCTCGCTTGAGGTGCTGGACCTCAGCCACAACTGCCTCCGGGTCGTGGATGCACATGGGGCATCGCTGCTCAGAacgctgaagcagctgcgcacggtGGATTTTTCGTATAACAACATGAACCTGCTCGATCTGAACGTCTCTGCCGGGGCGCCGTCCTCGCGGCTCTCCGGGCTAAGCGCCGGTGCGACGCCTGCGTTTTCCACGAGCGGCCCCAGTGGTGGCAGCGGGCGCCTGTCCTTCTCCGTTGCCGACCCATCCGACGGTTTGCTCTCTCTGACTGATATAAACCTATCGCACAACGCGTTTATAGACCTGCCAGACCTGCGCAGTGCGCCGCACCTGCAGGTGCTGAACATGGGCCACAACAAGCTGGACGCCCTCGCCGAGCTCGACACTCgcctgccgcttctctcACTGCACTCACTCGCGCTGCACTCGAATCAGCTACGGACCGCtacggtgctgctgcccttgtgCGCCCTGGCGGCCACGCTCAAGCACACACAGGTCTTTCGCAACCCATTCACGCTTGCGCAAAGCCGTCCCAAGACAACCATTAGAAACACCACCAACAGCAGACGCGCCAACCTGCCGGAGGGTGCGCTGGATGAGTCGATGTGGTGGCGCCCCTTCCTGCTGTGGCTCTGCCCGCTGCTCGTCACTGTTGACCAGGCGGAGTTTACGGCGAGTGAGCGGCGAGTGGCGGCCATCATGCTGTTCCGAGAGAACGGCTCTCTCTCCAAGTCGCGTATGGAGTACATGAACCCGCAGCGGAAGGACGACCTGGAGGCGTACCTGCGGCGCAACAGCGAGCTCGCCACTCCCCCGCACGATGCTATGGCCATCATAGACAACATCGAGCGACAGGAGGAGAGCCTGCAGGAGTACTCGGGCGTCGCGTGGGACGGTGACGCTGAGGGGGCCGGACAGATGGTGGTGCCCACCTACCGCATGAACCCCTCCGGGATTCGCggggaggcagcagcgccccgtTCCGCCAACGGCACCCTGAGTACATCACCGAACACGTACCCTGATCCTGCACCACTAGAGGTTGTCGGGTCAACCCTTCCAGGGgcgacgccgatggcgcagttctcgcgcggcgccggtggggCGGCGAGCCGATCCTCGTCTGGCGCTCGTGTCGTGGTGGTTGCCCCGGAAGCACTGTTCACCGTGAGCCCTAGCTCCAGCGGCGTGCTAAACACAAACCGCAACCGCCAGCGCGTCCGCCCCGCCTCCATGACGAGCTTCGTCCGGGCGCTGCAGAGGAAGCTGCGGTCAAtagaggaggtggtggcggtgctgtggCACGCTGACCTGTCGCGACGCACCAGGGCCGCCATTGTCATTCAACGCGTCATGCGCGGCGCGTTGGCGCGCATGCACCTATCCGAGGAGGATGCGGAGAGCTGTCGCTTCATTCGATACCAGCTGCAACAGGCGACTGCCGCCTCggctgcgcaggcggcgcacgtCGCCAGCGGAGCCGCAGCACAGGCGagtggcagtggcgctggcggcaaTGACAGTGGTAGTGCGGCAACGAGGGGCGTGAGCCAGCGTCACCCGTCGTTAGAGCCGGTAGCGGACACCGGCTCAAACATGCAGGAGGTTCTCGTCTCCATGCGTAGCCTGCAGGAGGTGATGAGCAACATGTGGGCCGATCTTGAGGAGTATCGCGCGATGGCGGAccgtgagcagcggcgcgctgctgtgctcaTTCAGCGATACTACCGCGGCTACCGTGCACGCTGTGAGTACGGGCGGGCTTTAAAGCATCACCGCTCACTGGCGCCACCTCCGTcgtcgtgcgccgccgcatgccGGTGCGCTTCGGAAACCGCCTGCCTGCGGAAGGAGGTGAGtgagctgcgcagcgaggTGAGGGAGCTTCGTGCGCTTCTTCAGCAGAcgacgcgccagcagcgactgGCCGCATACGACGACCCGGAGCGCGCAATGGACGAAATCATTCGCAAAcacgagcagcgcagcaacgcCGATATACTCGCTGAGCCGACGTACTGCCCGCGCTCAAACGGCAGCAGCCAATCTCCCAGCGACATGCCCAGCCTCATCGAGCGAGCagttggcggcagcgcgtcagcggagaaggcggcggacgACATCGACCAGGATCCATGCCAGCCGATGACggacgatggcgacgacgacggcaccgcgAGGACGCTGGAAACAAACGACGGCCAACTTTCGGGAAGCGCAGCGCTGTCACATAGGGGGCCGGTGACCATGTCACAATCCCCCGAGCTGACCTCTCCGCTTGACAGCATGTCTTCGAGACAACGTGCATCAATGCAGACGACGCGCATCACGAAGTTACGGCCGAACTCGGGGAGCATAGTAAACGCTAGGCAGATTGGCAAGGAGTAG